A single window of Coleofasciculus sp. FACHB-1120 DNA harbors:
- a CDS encoding class I SAM-dependent methyltransferase, whose amino-acid sequence MSKKALGLDDQLYDYLLSSSLREPEILRRLREETANHPYARMQISPEQGQFMALLVQLMGAKKTLEVGVFTGYSSLCVALALPPDGKIIACDVSEEFTSVARRYWQEAGVADKIDLRIAPALETLDRLLVEQAQTFDFAFIDADKSNYDGYYERSLQLVRPGGLIAIDNVLWSGRVADPQDRDNSTQAIRAFNQKLHHDERVSISLVPIADGLTLAVKR is encoded by the coding sequence ATGTCAAAAAAAGCCCTAGGGTTAGATGACCAGCTTTACGATTACCTGCTTTCTTCATCCTTGCGAGAACCAGAGATTCTTCGCCGTCTGCGGGAAGAAACGGCTAATCATCCCTATGCCAGGATGCAGATTTCCCCAGAACAAGGGCAATTTATGGCGCTGTTGGTTCAGCTAATGGGGGCAAAGAAAACGCTGGAAGTGGGCGTGTTTACTGGCTACAGTTCTTTGTGCGTGGCTTTGGCACTTCCCCCAGACGGGAAGATTATTGCTTGTGATGTCAGTGAAGAATTCACCTCGGTAGCGCGGCGCTATTGGCAGGAAGCTGGGGTGGCAGACAAGATCGATCTGCGAATCGCACCGGCGCTGGAAACGCTGGATCGGCTGTTGGTAGAACAGGCACAGACGTTTGATTTTGCCTTCATCGATGCCGATAAGAGTAATTATGACGGGTATTATGAGCGATCGCTCCAGCTGGTGCGTCCCGGTGGTTTAATTGCCATCGATAATGTCCTGTGGAGCGGACGAGTTGCGGATCCTCAAGATCGGGATAACAGCACTCAGGCGATTCGAGCTTTTAATCAAAAATTACATCACGATGAACGGGTTTCTATCAGTCTCGTTCCAATAGCAGATGGATTGACCTTAGCGGTTAAGCGATAA
- a CDS encoding LysR family transcriptional regulator → MNEINKSRMKLSQIRALVAVADYGNFSEAALQLEVSQSAISHAIASFEEELGVVLLARGRYGARLTPVGERITAHARKLLQLLEAMEKEANLEKGLQGGNVRVACFRSVATHILPTVIARFRSCFPNITVSIVDGDDYSRVGDALRAGYADIGFIYLPAGNEFETWEILRDDYVLLLPPTTNLSSAKVTWKQLATYPLIISSGIPCNEWIRKYLVIAEYPLNIAYEIKEDSTIVSMVSQGLGAAILPRLAAEPVPAGVRVCSLPAPLERVIGVAVLANALHTPAVYAFLDAIRNTGRFAVKAAV, encoded by the coding sequence ATGAATGAAATCAATAAAAGCCGGATGAAGCTTTCCCAGATTCGTGCTTTAGTCGCAGTGGCAGACTACGGCAACTTCAGCGAAGCCGCCTTGCAGTTGGAGGTATCGCAGTCAGCAATCAGTCATGCGATCGCAAGTTTTGAAGAAGAATTGGGAGTCGTATTACTAGCTCGCGGTCGTTATGGAGCGCGTCTTACCCCAGTCGGAGAGCGCATTACGGCTCATGCTCGTAAATTGCTACAGCTTTTGGAAGCAATGGAGAAGGAAGCCAATTTAGAAAAAGGCTTACAGGGTGGAAACGTGCGGGTTGCCTGTTTTCGGAGTGTGGCGACTCATATTCTCCCGACAGTGATCGCTCGATTTCGCAGTTGCTTCCCCAATATCACTGTAAGCATCGTTGATGGTGATGACTACTCGCGCGTGGGAGATGCTTTACGTGCAGGTTATGCCGATATTGGCTTTATCTATTTACCCGCTGGTAATGAATTTGAAACTTGGGAAATCTTGCGGGATGATTACGTTCTCCTACTCCCGCCTACTACTAATTTAAGTAGTGCCAAAGTTACCTGGAAGCAGTTAGCCACTTATCCTTTGATTATTAGTTCCGGCATTCCCTGCAATGAATGGATTCGCAAATACTTGGTAATCGCAGAATACCCGCTCAACATTGCTTATGAAATCAAAGAAGATTCAACTATCGTCAGTATGGTTTCGCAAGGATTAGGGGCGGCAATTCTGCCTCGCCTTGCTGCCGAACCTGTACCCGCTGGGGTGCGCGTGTGTAGCTTGCCAGCGCCTCTAGAGCGAGTAATTGGAGTAGCGGTTCTCGCAAATGCCCTTCATACTCCAGCCGTCTATGCATTTCTAGATGCTATCCGGAATACAGGACGCTTTGCTGTTAAAGCAGCGGTTTGA